The Thalassophryne amazonica chromosome 8, fThaAma1.1, whole genome shotgun sequence genome includes a window with the following:
- the rhcgb gene encoding LOW QUALITY PROTEIN: ammonium transporter Rh type C-like 2 (The sequence of the model RefSeq protein was modified relative to this genomic sequence to represent the inferred CDS: deleted 2 bases in 2 codons; substituted 1 base at 1 genomic stop codon), with amino-acid sequence MGCVQSFRQFCDRTKNTNVRFSLPAVCFVWQMAMIILFGIFIRYNEESNTHWIVVRKSHNISSDIENDFYFRYPSFQDVHVMIFVGFGFLMTFLKRYSFGAVGFNFLIAAFGIQWALLMQGWFHSLDYTDGKIKIGVENLINADFCVAGCLIAYGAVLGKVSPVQLMVLTLLGVTLFAVEXYIILSLIHARDAGGSMVIHTFGAYYGLSVSWMLYRPNLNQSSRLQGSVYHSDVFAMIGTLFLWMFWPSFNSAICDHGDGQHRAAINTYLALAATVLTAVAMSSFFQKHGKLEMAHIQNATLAGGVAVGTAAEFMLMPYGSLIVGFCCGIISTLGYIYLTPFMEKHLKIQDTCGIHNLHGMPGVVGGIVGAVTAAAASEAVYGSEGLINTFDFVGAFKNMVPTRQGGHQAAGLCVAICFAVGGGIIVGCILRLPIWGDPADDNCFDDESYWELPEDEESIPPILQYNNHMVHKDVAESNFSVEQR; translated from the exons ATGGGCTGCGTTCAAAGCTTCAGGCAATTTTGTGACCGTACAAAAAATACTAATGTTCGTTTTAGTCTTCCGGCAGTGTGTTTCGTGTGGCAAATGGCCATGATTATCTTATTTGGGATTTTTATTCGTTATAACGAAGAATCGAATACACACTGGATAGTGGTTAGAAAATCTCACAACATATCAAGTGACATTGAGAATGATTTTTACTTCAGATATCCAA GTTTTCAGGATGTTCATGTGATGATTTTTGTGGGTTTTGGGTTCCTGATGACCTTCCTCAAGCGGTATAGTTTTGGCGCTGTGGGTTTTAACttcctcattgctgcttttgGTATCCAGTGGGCGCTGTTAATGCAAGGCTGGTTCCACTCACTGGACTACACTGATGGAAAGATCAAAATTGGAGTTGAAAA TCTGATCAATGCTGATTTCTGTGTGGCGGGCTGCTTAATTGCCTATGGGGCCGTTCTGGGTAAAGTCAGTCCAGTCCAGCTGATGGTTCTTACTCTC CTTGGGGTGACATTGTTTGCTGTA GAATGATATATTATCCTGAGTCTCATACAC GCAAGAGACGCTGGAGGCTCCATGGTGATCCACACATTTGGAGCTTATTATGGTCTTAGCGTTTCCTGGATGCTGTACCGGCCTAATCTGAACCAAAGCAGCCGTCTGCAGGGATCTGTCTACCACTCAGATGTGTTTGCTATGATTG GCACCCTCTTTCTGTGGATGTTCTGGCCCAGTTTCAATTCAGCCATCTGTGATCACGGagacgggcagcacagagcggccaTCAATACCTACCTGGCTTTGGCCGCCACTGTGCTCACCGCCGTGGCCATGTCAAGCTTCTTccagaaacatggaaaactggagaTG GCTCACATTCAGAACGCCACACTTGCTGGTGGTGTTGCCGTGGGAACGGCGGCAGAGTTTATGCTGATGCCCTACGGGTCTCTGATTGTAGGATTCTGCTGTGGGATCATTTCCACACTGGGATATATCTACCTCACG CCATTCATGGAGAAACACCTGAAGATCCAGGACACGTGTGGAATCCATAACCTCCACGGCATGCCAGGAGTCGTCGGTGGAATTGTGGGAGCCgttactgctgctgctgcatccGAGGCTGTTTATGGGAGTGAAGG GCTGATTAACACCTTCGACTTTGTGGGTGCTTTCAAAAACATGGTGCCCACTCGGCAGGGTGGGCACCAGGCTGCAGGCTTATGTGTGGCTATCTGCTTCGCCGTGGGTGGAGGCATCATCGTCG GTTGTATTTTAAGATTACCTATCTGGGGAGATCCCGCTGATGACAACTGCTTTGACGATGAATCCTACTGGGAG CTGCCTGAGGACGAGGAGAGCATCCCGCCAATCCTGCAGTACAACAACCACATGGTGCACAAAGATGT agcGGAGTCCAACTTCAGCGTGGAACAGAGATGA
- the gdpgp1 gene encoding GDP-D-glucose phosphorylase 1 — translation MPLHFVYSHQDFITNVCRADGSSSCVAPTPTKFDTILQAGWKDRMDRGLFRYHLSDVETRILPGPHKFVTQLNVKRAQEKRKPQEILSVQQEFNDKLFNFNKINPEEIIFEAMKDAGWSPGALENRKLQQSCRMSVMVNVSPLEFGHCLLVPDLEHCLPQVLTAFAIQVGIESVLLSSNPGFHVGFNSLGALASVNHLHLHAYYLNHELRIESAPLAPLLPEKGFYRLTDFPIGFMFYTESDCVEKVARVVCQVTDFFVAGNVAHNLFMTRGCPPNDRMQNEMERASRAGVRIAVWPRKSCFGGEEETAFNIALCELAGHLPFKNKQDFELTSEEHVISIIQKYLLPDAEFSRLEQQLTYFLRGT, via the coding sequence ATGCCGCTCCACTTTGTCTACAGCCACCAGGATTTTATCACAAATGTGTGTCGGGCTGATGGAAGCAGTTCCTGTGTGGCACCAACGCCAACAAAGTTTGACACAATTCTACAAGCTGGCTGGAAAGACAGAATGGACAGGGGACTTTTTCGCTACCATCTGAGTGATGTGGAGACACGAATCCTGCCAGGCCCGCACAAATTTGTCACCCAGCTGAATGTCAAAAGGGCACAAGAGAAACGAAAGCCTCAGGAGATCCTGAGTGTTCAACAGGAGTTCAATGATAAGCTGTTCAATTTCAACAAAATCAACCCAGAAGAAATCATATTTGAGGCTATGAAGGACGCTGGTTGGAGTCCAGGTGCGCTTGAAAACAGAAAGTTACAACAATCCTGCAGGATGTCTGTTATGGTCAATGTAAGCCCTTTGGAATTTGGGCATTGTCTGTTGGTTCCAGATCTAGAACACTGTTTGCCACAAGTCCTGACAGCTTTTGCCATTCAGGTTGGAATTGAATCTGTGCTCCTGAGCTCCAACCCAGGTTTTCATGTGGGTTTCAACAGTCTTGGAGCATTAGCGTCTGTCAATCACTTGCATTTACATGCTTATTACCTAAACCACGAGCTAAGAATTGAATCTGCACCACTCGCGCCGCTGCTTCCTGAAAAGGGATTTTATCGCTTGACGGACTTTCCCATCGGCTTTATGTTTTACACAGAATCAGACTGTGTGGAGAAAGTTGCCAGGGTTGTTTGTCAAGTCACAGACTTTTTTGTTGCTGGTAATGTGGCTCACAACCTGTTCATGACCCGGGGATGTCCACCTAATGACCGTATGCAGAATGAAATGGAACGCGCCTCGAGGGCTGGTGTGCGTATCGCTGTGTGGCCCAGAAAATCCTGCTTTGGTGGTGAAGAAGAGACTGCGTTCAATATCGCACTGTGTGAACTAGCCGGACACTTACCCTTCAAGAACAAGCAGGACTTTGAGCTCACAAGTGAGGAACATGTAATCAGTATCATTCAGAAGTATCTTCTGCCTGATGCTGAGTTTAGCAGGTTGGAACAGCAGCTCACGTATTTTTTAAGAGGTACATAA